The following proteins are encoded in a genomic region of Phaeodactylum tricornutum CCAP 1055/1 chromosome 1, whole genome shotgun sequence:
- a CDS encoding predicted protein, protein MTSKIKGEPEKDPYDVLGIKFNASDADITRAYRKLALKFHPDKQRSTLSSAQQEKNAQDFQDIQIARAYLLDPEHAESRRNYDSKRASISARQAADAAREKGMSERRKRMRDELRQGEEQASKQPTLRPKATSRSKSENEMVDKLRKQGAEMREEYGDRAATEAAKEHARNSSQAKEVRRKQKESREDRQLRLKWSRRKIKISPSEHSLATLLSKYGMVESVEMLGSKGNSALVTFAETASCGPVVDAFAESEEMRATFVGRRRDREENSKSADDDPLEATLPRSRDTEDVDDWKTRQGAERELRRKQSHDARKPHGVEAKSRARI, encoded by the exons ATGACATCCAAAATCAAAGGCGAACCCGAAAAAGACCCATACGATGTGTTAGGAATCAAATTCAACGCATCCGATGCCGACATCACCAGGGCTTATCGAAAGCTAGCCCTAAAATTCCATCCAGACAAGCAGCGCAGCACCCTCTCCAGTGCCCAACAAGAAAAGAATGCCCAAGACTTTCAAGACATTCAGATCGCCCGAGCCTACTTGTTAGATCCAGAACATGCGGAATCACGGAGAAACTACGATAGCAAGCGCGCGTCGATTTCGGCCCGTCAGGCGGCGGACGCTGCTCGTGAAAAGGGAATGTCGGAACGTCGAAAGCGTATGCGAGACGAGTTACGCCAAGGAGAGGAACAAGCCTCGAAACAACCAACCCTAAGACCAAAGGCTACTAGTAGAAGTAAGAGCGAGAATGAGATGGTAGACAAACTGAGGAAACAGGGAGCCGAGATGAGGGAAGAATATGGGGATCGTGCAGCTACCGAAGCTGCTAAGGAACACGCAAGAAATAGTTCCCAAGCTAAGGAAGTCAGGcgaaaacaaaaggaaagtcgGGAAGACCGCCAACTGAGATTGAAATGGAGCCGCAGGAAAATTAAGATAAGCCCCTCGGAGCATTCGCTTGCGACACTCCTGTCCAAGTACGGTATGGTGGAATCTGTTGAAATGCTCGGTTCAAAAGGGAACTCCGCATTGGTGACCTTTGCCGAGACGGCTAGCTGTGGTCCTGTAGTGGACGCATTTGCCGAATCAGAAGAAATGCGAGCCACTTTCGTGGGGAGGCGCAGAGATCGAGAAGAAAATAGCAAAAGCGCGGACGATGACCCTCTCGAAGCCACCTTACCAAGATCTCGCGACACAGAGGATGTTGATGATTGGAAAACGCGACAAGGTGCTGAGCGGGAGC tcagaagaaagcaaagccACGACGCGCGAAAACCGCACGGAGTCGAAGCGAAAAGCCGAGCGAGGATCTAG
- the Tpt3 gene encoding plastidic triose-phosphate/phosphate translocator (similar to triose phosphate/phosphate translocator, possesses N-terminal bipartite plastid targeting signal), with the protein MMMKRALVVLTLSVGVSARASAFAPGAAVKNHAGATQSAIHKQTPFPTTELEKLRPQTSLALSSVGGAKAAEQPKGNPLVETLQVGSYFALWYLFNIAYNIYNKQALNVLAYPWTVATIQMAAGLAYFVPLWVLGIRKAPKLNASELKTLLPIALCHTGVHVGAVIALGAGAVSFAHIVKASEPVVTCALNALLLGQILPLPVYATLLPIIGGVAIASLKELSFTWLALGSAMLSNVSSAARGVLSKKTMSGKKMGENLDAQNLYAVLTAMSTLILIPAMLAMEGTSFFSAFSQVVAKGEYTRKSLAMLIGLSGASYYAYNEVAFLALGKVNPVTHAVGNTIKRVVIIVASVIAFKTPMSTGSIVGSSIAIAGTLLYSLAMNASKKK; encoded by the exons ATGATGATGAAGCGAGCTTTAGTCGTTTTGACTCTGTCGGTTGGCGTGTCTGCCAGGGCAAGTGCTTTTGCTCCTGGTGCAGCCGTCAAGAACCATGCCGGGGCTACCCAGTCGGCCATCCACAAACAAACTCCCTTTCCCACCACGGA GCTGGAAAAGTTGAGACCTCAAACCTCTTTGGCGCTGTCTTCGGTAGGGGGTGCCAAGGCTGCTGAGCAGCCCAAAGGAAACCCTTTGGTGGAAACACTCCAGGTCGGGAGCTACTTTGCTCTCTGGTATCTCTTCAATATTGCCTACAATATTTACAACAAGCAAGCATTGAATGTCCTCGCTTACCCGTGGACTGTCGCTACTATCCAAATGGCTGCCGGACTTGCGTACTTTGTTCCATTGTGGGTTCTCGGAATCCGCAAAGCTCCCAAGCTCAATGCTTCCGAGCTCAAGACTCTCCTCCCGATTGCTTTGTGCCACACTGGAGTTCACGTGGGTGCTGTGATTGCCCTTGGTGCGGGAGCCGTCTCTTTTGCGCACATTGTCAAGGCTTCCGAGCCAGTTGTCACGTGCGCTTTGAACGCACTCCTGTTGGGGCAAATCTTGCCTCTTCCCGTCTACGCTACGCTTCTCCCCATTATTGGAGGTGTTGCCATTGCTTCGCTGAAGGAGCTTTCTTTCACCTGGTTGGCTCTTGGTTCGGCCATGCTCTCCAACGTGTCCTCTGCCGCTCGCGGCgtgttgtcgaagaagactATGAGTGGCAAGAAAATGGGCGAGAACCTAGACGCACAAAATCTCTACGCCGTCCTAACTGCCATGTCCACGTTGATTCTTATTCCGGCCATGCTCGCAATGGAGGGAACCAGTTTCTTTTCCGCCTTTTCCCAGGTTGTGGCGAAGGGTGAGTACACGAGGAAATCTCTGGCCATGCTGATCGGGCTTTCGGGTGCTTCTTACTACGCCTACAACGAGGTGGCATTTTTGGCACTCGGAAAAGTCAACCCAGTCACGCATGCTGTGGGTAACACGATCAAGCGCGTCGTAATTATTGTTGCGTCGGTGATTGCCTTCAAGACTCCGATGAGTACGGGTTCCATTGTCGGTTCCTCTATTGCCATTGCTGGTACTCTTCTATATTCTCTTGCTATGAATGCGTCCAAAAAAAAGTAA
- a CDS encoding predicted protein, with amino-acid sequence MGVHMIVRSMAMLLAYFCLGVTTAFAPRHFTLTNNVRSVHAHSTSAMNLAVDPSLLDGSALSLLTPSFMTSFASSALIATIDSDIASIPVNEFAPVFAGGMAVMFGGVLSAIITGAILEKRDLYATVVAASYAQGGDGDEEFWKSLSDEEKLKAKDMVQKLKAAGNEGAAMELEQMMTNEGTSNTPSATTASSGSETVKKGVDNKKADMFSDYGE; translated from the coding sequence ATGGGGGTACACATGATTGTGAGGTCAATGGCAATGCTTTTGGCATATTTTTGTTTGGGAGTAACCACCGCCTTTGCGCCACGGCACTTTACATTGACGAACAACGTCAGATCAGTGCACGCGCATTCTACTTCGGCAATGAATCTCGCAGTCGATCCTTCCTTGCTCGACGGCTCcgcgttgtcgttgttgacgCCATCCTTCATGACGTCCTTCGCCAGCAGCGCACTCATCGCCACGATTGATTCCGATATTGCCAGTATTCCTGTGAACGAATTTGCCCCCGTATTTGCTGGAGGCATGGCAGTCATGTTTGGTGGCGTGTTATCGGCCATTATTACGGGTGCCATACTAGAAAAACGTGATTTGTACGCTACGGTTGTGGCAGCCTCCTACGCCCAAGGTGGAGACGGAGACgaagaattttggaagagtCTGTCGGATGAAGAAAAACTCAAAGCCAAAGACATGGTACAAAAACTCAAGGCGGCAGGGAACGAAGGTGCTGCGATGGAATTGGAGCAAATGATGACTAACGAGGGGACGTCGAATACGCCTTCGGCTACCACAGCATCTTCCGGTAGCGAAACCGTGAAGAAAGGGGTGGATAACAAGAAAGCAGACATGTTTAGTGACTACGGGGAGTAG
- a CDS encoding predicted protein: protein MEDIGSQTVIVAEKEADIILPPPTALNPVPVLPVALRVDNREQLLGLLESDPHSASSTFRQLLVFGTESLRTLLLRQVMSDPHTRTFKGKKKNWDDLNSFQYPKTINVVGTIVLHNHEKADETPQSAFPDDATSWDNYRDGKQIDVVTYFLRPTDVAQTQLAARRIHAWKKQIRIHHRVVYLPQASALIRKILNNMGLTTSPNVSIQQLQMDIFPLETDILSLEYDDAVRESEVEQTPSNLITTVARSILKLQDVVGKIPHIQSYGALGEEVVRKTLDITVDEYLARDRVEEEVGEVMGGQVDALVIIDRKVDMVTPMLTPLTYEGLLDDVVGIDCGFINVDVDVINPEDSTEKKSDAKREIVSLGVNASDSLYNEVRNQHVEKFGSFLQNQAMALRQSHAEFTSQGKKKDLSEIHQFVKNIPMFTQNLRSLTNHIHLAELVKKTSEEPLFRERWQTERAMLEGETCYETLEDLVAYQYAPFKFFRLLCLQSLCSNGIKSSRYDALRRDIVQTYGYEYLFVLENLELAGLLSRREGLWMDTTSPFNNLRKSVHLINAEVDTVDPDDISYVSSGYAPLSVRILQTAVKGWNTRSEILRELPGRLIDVIQQNPPEELSAALKRPMKKLGADTDQDTQGKKKPTLMVMYVGGVTYMEIAALRFLSKRPGFPFHIIICTSKIINGDKLLKSLA from the coding sequence ATGGAAGACATAGGATCACAAACCGTAATTGTCGCCGAAAAGGAGGCGGATATCATCCTGCCGCCACCGACGGCGTTGAATCCGGTACCTGTGTTGCCGGTAGCCTTGCGCGTCGACAACCGCGAGCAGCTTTTGGGCCTGTTGGAATCCGACCCCCACAGTGCATCCTCAACATTTCGACAACTATTGGTGTTTGGCACCGAGTCGTTGCGCACCTTACTGCTTCGTCAAGTGATGTCGGACCCTCATACGAGAACCTTCAAggggaagaaaaagaactGGGATGATCTGAACTCGTTCCAATATCCCAAAACAATAAATGTCGTGGGAACGATAGTATTGCACAACCATGAAAAGGCAGACGAAACTCCGCAGTCGGCTTTTCCGGACGACGCAACATCCTGGGACAACTACCGTGACGGAAAACAGATAGATGTTGTCACATATTTTTTGCGACCCACCGATGTTGCCCAAACGCAACTCGCTGCCCGACGAATTCACgcatggaagaagcaaatcCGAATTCATCATCGAGTTGTCTACTTACCGCAAGCCTCGGCTTTGATCCGAAAGATTCTGAACAATATGGGGCTCACGACTTCTCCTAACGTCTCGATCCAGCAGCTTCAAATGGATATATTTCCGCTCGAAACGGATATTCTGTCCTTAGAATACGATGATGCCGTCAGAGAATCCGAAGTCGAGCAAACTCCGAGCAATCTGATCACAACAGTTGCTCGTAGTATTTTGAAGCTGCAAGATGTCGTGGGTAAAATTCCGCATATTCAATCTTACGGTGCCTTGGGCGAGGAGGTCGTGCGCAAGACGCTAGATATAACAGTAGACGAGTACCTCGCTCGGGATCGAGTAGAAGAGGAAGTGGGTGAGGTCATGGGGGGACAAGTCGATGCCTTGGTGATCATTGACCGCAAGGTGGATATGGTAACACCAATGCTGACGCCTCTTACATACGAAGGTCTCTTGGATGATGTTGTCGGTATTGATTGCGGTTTTATCAATGTGGATGTGGATGTCATAAATCCCGAGGACAGCACCGAGAAAAAGAGTGATGCGAAACGCGAAATTGTCTCCTTGGGCGTCAATGCAAGCGACAGTCTATACAACGAAGTCCGTAATCAACACGTGGAAAAGTTTGGTTCGTTCTTGCAAAATCAGGCAATGGCCCTCAGACAATCTCACGCGGAATTTACTAGTcaaggaaagaaaaaagatTTGAGCGAAATCCATCAATTTGTCAAGAATATTCCAATGTTTACACAGAATCTACGCTCTTTGACGAACCACATTCATTTGGCTGAACTTGTGAAAAAAACAAGTGAAGAACCTTTGTTTCGTGAACGCTGGCAAACAGAGCGAGCCATGCTTGAAGGCGAAACCTGCTACGAAACGCTAGAAGACCTCGTTGCTTACCAGTATGCGCCTTTCAAATTCTTCCGACTTCTTTGTTTGCAGTCATTGTGCTCCAATGGAATTAAGTCTTCTCGATATGATGCTTTGCGTCGTGACATTGTTCAAACCTACGGGTATGAGTATTTGTTTGTCCTTGAAAATTTAGAATTGGCCGGGTTGTTGAGTCGACGTGAAGGGCTTTGGATGGACACGACGTCACCTTTCAATAACCTGCGCAAATCGGTGCATTTGATAAATGCTGAGGTCGATACTGTCGACCCTGATGATATTTCGTATGTATCCAGTGGCTACGCTCCGCTCTCGGTTCGCATCCTACAGACTGCTGTCAAAGGGTGGAACACTAGGTCTGAAATTTTGCGAGAACTCCCAGGACGACTGATTGATGTAATTCAACAGAATCCGCCCGAAGAGTTGTCTGCTGCGCTGAAACGGCCAATGAAGAAGCTAGGGGCAGACACCGATCAAGATACACAAGGCAAGAAAAAACCTACTTTGATGGTTATGTACGTTGGCGGGGTGACGTACATGGAAATTGCGGCCTTGCGCTTTCTATCCAAACGCCCTGGGTTCCCGTTCCATATCATTATCTGCACTTCCAAGATCATAAATGGCGACAAGCTCCTGAAATCTCTTGCCTAG
- a CDS encoding predicted protein, translating into MDRMRWTEQSASRVGCPTIKNHSVTHFGDYLFCFGGYDGRRNHMTLLIYSILEQRWFRPHHAMGTEGQGSNFLGDPSFLVQGTPPPGRNGHSATLAADPDDEENGRVIIIGGWLGTGPLAASDMHVLDISGAGRQLRWYQPPIKGTPPGPCNMHSADYVSALKEVFVFRGGNGREYLNDLHALHVETLTWRRVETTGAIPQQRANHSSAFLEETQELFVFGGWNGTERLNDIHILDTATNTWTCPRVGGVLPHPRAGMTLTALRGRLYLFGGSGTSAKCFQDLQILDRQTMAWLDVTQYETGRNGHHDSEHETTGTFRFGGSHTLDDGQSHMYGHLEETPRFTFGGAQQDNSLDANQEAVARPPQQGGGQDGASLSLGSFTSSRADWHARDMAARHRQPALPNVSPNPNDEDSVPAVLIDGTGPGRRAGHTATAVHRKIFVFGGSCGSDYLNDFFVLDTDPPPHALVSEPTSVQLFERRLRHFFNDEEFSDVTFVVQGEKVYGHKMVLSIVSDCFRAMFTTGFRESEAMEIEIPDCSHASFLSVMEYVYTGALPKMDMANQDRDRSLTRVVEMLELSDRFFLDHLKQICESILQPAVTHDTAEYLLGIAQKTNASQLQSICEHFVRNRNEIA; encoded by the coding sequence ATGGATAGGATGCGCTGGACCGAACAGTCCGCCAGTCGAGTGGGCTGTCCAACTATAAAAAACCATTCGGTCACCCACTTTGGCGATTATCTGTTTTGCTTTGGTGGCTACGACGGCCGTCGCAACCACATGACCTTACTGATTTATAGCATTCTAGAGCAACGCTGGTTTCGTCCTCACCACGCGATGGGAACGGAAGGACAGGGCTCTAATTTTCTCGGCGATCCCAGTTTTCTAGTCCAGGGCACCCCACCTCCGGGGCGGAACGGACACTCCGCCACGCTGGCCGCGGatcccgacgacgaagagaatGGGCGAGTTATCATCATTGGTGGATGGCTAGGGACAGGGCCGCTAGCCGCTTCCGACATGCATGTTCTAGATATTAGTGGCGCTGGCAGACAATTGCGATGGTACCAGCCTCCCATCAAAGGAACGCCGCCCGGACCTTGCAATATGCATTCCGCAGATTACGTGTCTGCGTTAAAAGAAGTTTTTGTCTTCAGAGGCGGGAACGGACGGGAATATTTGAATGACTTGCATGCCTTGCATGTGGAAACCTTGACCTGGAGACGAGTTGAAACGACGGGGGCGATTCCTCAGCAACGCGCTAACCATTCGTCGGCCTTTCTGGAAGAAACGCAGGAGTTGTTCGTTTTCGGTGGCTGGAACGGTACAGAGCGTTTGAATGACATTCACATACTTGACACGGCCACGAATACATGGACCTGTCCGCGAGTTGGTGGTGTACTACCTCATCCTCGTGCAGGTATGACTTTGACGGCACTGCGTGGACGGCTGTACTTGTTTGGTGGTAGCGGTACGTCCGCCAAGTGCTTCCAGGATTTGCAAATTCTAGACCGTCAGACAATGGCTTGGCTAGATGTCACCCAGTACGAGACTGGCCGCAACGGCCACCACGATTCAGAACACGAGACTACGGGAACATTTCGCTTCGGTGGAAGTCACACACTAGACGATGGTCAATCTCATATGTACGGTCATCTCGAAGAGACTCCCCGTTTCACCTTCGGAGGTGCTCAGCAAGATAACAGCCTAGATGCCAATCAAGAGGCCGTCGCCCGCCCACCTCAGCAAGGAGGGGGACAGGACGGTGCATCGCTTTCGTTAGGTTCCTTTACGAGTAGCCGCGCTGATTGGCACGCTCGTGATATGGCGGCTCGACATCGTCAACCGGCATTGCCCAACGTTTCTCCGAATCCCAATGACGAGGACTCGGTACCCGCGGTATTGATCGACGGTACGGGACCTGGGAGGCGTGCTGGTCACACGGCGACGGCGGTGCATCGCAAAATATTTGTTTTTGGTGGCTCGTGCGGATCTGATTATTTGAACGATTTCTTTGTTCTCGATACAGACCCTCCCCCGCATGCGCTGGTATCAGAGCCTACCAGCGTTCAACTCTTCGAACGTCGTTTGCGGCACTTTTTTAACGATGAAGAATTTTCGGACGTCACTTTCGTCGTTCAGGGGGAGAAGGTTTACGGTCATAAAATGGTATTGTCCATTGTTTCGGATTGTTTCCGTGCCATGTTCACAACCGGGTTTCGCGAGTCGGAAGCGATGGAGATCGAAATACCTGATTGCAGCCACGCGTCGTTCTTATCCGTGATGGAGTACGTCTACACGGGAGCCTTACCAAAAATGGATATGGCCAATCAAGATCGGGATCGGAGCTTGACTCGCGTGGTCGAAATGCTGGAGCTATCCGACCGATTCTTTTTAGACCATCTGAAACAAATATGTGAGAGCATCTTGCAGCCGGCGGTGACCCACGATACGGCAGAATATCTTTTGGGGATCGCTCAGAAAACGAATGCGAGTCAATTGCAGTCCATTTGCGAGCACTTTGTGCGCAACCGCAACGAGATTGCGTAG
- a CDS encoding predicted protein — protein sequence PLTRELPSFSSHTYTLFGISGATGCALTHSVVIPLDVVKTRAQTNPDQYKGVVDAAVSIASTEGVGGLLLGAQATLAGYFWYGLSVYPCYTLFKRSLAQTVLSPEVAMAHSTEIALVAGALASVVASFGLTPLEAARIRAVAEPETYRELGVIGTLRRIANEDPQQGWRATYAGLPSLLTRQVIFGSVKFLAFERACEAIFTAMPSLRDATWTALGVSLLAGAFSGALSSVVSQPADSVLTYVARNSSGRRSSLGVIEGSMVMIEKEGVSALFRGLGSRSIWASSIIAGQFLLYDVFRTYFGVNADDLSQVYEVILPNIN from the coding sequence CCTTTGACGCGCGAGCTACCCTCGTTCTCGTCCCACACGTACACACTGTTTGGAATCAGTGGGGCTACTGGCTGTGCCCTGACCCATTCTGTGGTTATTCCTCTGGATGTGGTAAAGACCCGAGCGCAAACGAATCCCGACCAGTACAAAGGCGTTGTTGATGCGGCCGTCAGTATTGCTAGCACGGAAGGTGTCGGAGGTCTGTTACTGGGTGCTCAAGCTACACTGGCTGGGTACTTTTGGTACGGGCTATCTGTGTACCCATGTTATACCTTATTTAAACGCTCTTTGGCACAAACTGTGTTGTCGCCGGAAGTTGCGATGGCGCACTCGACAGAAATAGCGCTCGTCGCCGGTGCATTGGCCTCAGTCGTGGCCAGCTTTGGTCTCACTCCCTTAGAAGCTGCACGGATTCGGGCTGTGGCGGAACCCGAAACCTATCGCGAGTTAGGAGTGATAGGGACTCTGCGTAGAATCGCAAACGAGGATCCACAACAAGGTTGGAGAGCAACGTACGCGGGGCTCCCTTCGCTACTGACGCGCCAAGTTATTTTTGGATCCGTCAAGTTTTTGGCGTTTGAACGTGCATGTGAGGCAATCTTCACGGCGATGCCTTCGCTCCGGGATGCAACGTGGACGGCTCTAGGGGTAAGCCTCTTGGCAGGAGCTTTTTCGGGGGCTCTATCTTCAGTCGTTTCGCAGCCTGCTGATTCTGTCCTGACATACGTCGCTCGGAATAGCAGTGGGCGCCGATCCAGTCTTGGTGTTATTGAAGGTTCAATGGTCATGATTGAAAAGGAAGGTGTCAGTGCTTTGTTTCGAGGACTTGGCAGTCGATCAATTTGGGCGTCAAGCATTATTGCAGGTCAATTTCTACTTTACGATGTATTTCGAACCTACTTTGGCGTGAATGCCGACGATCTATCACAAGTATATGAAGTCATCCTGCCGAATATAAACTAA